The genomic stretch GCAGCCTCCTCAATGGCTGTCAAATCACCCTGAAAGTTTCCGTTACCAGAAAAGAGGAAACAACAAGAttgttaagaatattagtattttgtcccacatcggtgatgtGATATAGTCTAGCTTAGTCTcatgtattatatatatgtggGTTGTGTTGAGTAATAAGATACACcaaatacactactactttttctactatgtctatttacttttccgcttatatctatattttactgttctacatggtatcagagcggattCGAATCCGTCTCTAGAAAATTAgagtttccaaaaaaaaaaaactaaattagggtttctgccGATGCCCGCTCTACCGTCCCCACTCTGCTCTTCCGTCACTACTCTACTCTACTAGAAATTATGTTTTGTTCTGCTCTACTGCGCTATTATGCCCAAATTTGGGTTTCTACCACTACTATATTGCACAACTACTCTTCTCTGCCCAAACTAGGGTTTCTGACGTTGCTGCATTCTGCCTGGTATACCACTCTTTCCGAAATTACAGTTATGCTATGCTCTACTCTCTACTCCGCTACTCTGCCCAAACTAGGGTTTGATGCTTCTTTCCAAGATGGTAGCATTTGTTTATGCTTCCATCTTAAGGGGGAgtgttaaaattgaaaataaaaccTAATTAGTTAGGTTGATTAGTTGGATTTTTGTTCTTTTACTTAGCCTATATATAAGGCTCCTTATTGTAATTAGCTTGAATAACTCCAAAAATGTAGTCCATTAATGAAAATTCtcccttttctcttctttctctcttccgGCGGTTTCTTCCATTCCATGGAAATTTCTTATTCCAGATTTCTCTATCAATTTGATTCTTCATTTTTCACAGAGACACCTATCAAAGATAAGTTCAACTACTCTAACGAAAACACCAAAAACTCCATGTGCGATGCAAAGTGATTTCTAGCAACAAGCCATAATCACATTATTTGATCACCATAGAAGAAAAACAGCACATCACTGCATTACAAGAGTACAATATATGTATGCCACATAAACATCAGGATCCCTTAAAGAGAGTAATTTTTCCTTTGCCTCATATATTTTGCGAGTACAAATCCAACGAGCTAACAAAACATCGATTTTGTGGACCATATGGCataaaaccctaaacccaaaaGGGGGAAATACACAGGACATACCTGTTGGGAAACACCAAGGCCAGTTCCTTCTTTCCATCCTTGCTTCTTTAACAACTGAAATCACCGACCAATTCATGTAAGGAAAAAACTAGAACGCATCGAAGGCATAACAAATAGAACAAATTGGACGAATTGGAAAGGGAGAAGAGGAAACAGAGGTAATTTCAAACCTGAAAACCAATATTCGACGAATCTATAGGTGTGGAAGCAGAAGTGCCTAGATGCGTCGTACCCAAACCCGCTGAAGAATCATGATCAACCGCCATCACTGTTGcgtaaaaaaaatccaattgTTACACGAAAGTATTGACGAATAGAGAGAGAAGGAAATTCCCAATTTGTAGGAAAAGTTTGAAAATTTACACTAGTGTCCCTTTTATATATCCAATATGCGCGAAATTTTGTaagtatttaaaattttgtttttttttaaaaaatgggaATGAGGTAAGGGTGATCCAGGTTCAAATTCGAAGTCTGGAGTTGTATTGTTTTCTTTTCTgattcaaaacaaaaacacaatcCATTCAGAAAAGGCTGGAATCGAACACGCATCCACGTCGACCCACGTGTTTGCGCTTCCTTCTCCACCTTTCCTTCTTCTCTCACCGCCCTTCCAAAAAATACAACTAACCCTcagttttctgttttttttttcttggagaAAATTTTCGCAATCCATTCCCACCCCCAATCCTAAATCTCTGATTGGCCGGCCTGCTGATATGGTGGCGGGGCTGTTTGGCCTTTCCGTGGAGGAGGCCGTGGTGGCGCTCCACCTCAAGGCCGCCACGAATTGGTGGGACATAGTCAATCGCTCTGCCGCTTGGCAGGACCGTATTTTCCATGTGCTCGCTGCGCTTTATGGGATCGTCGCCGCTGTTGCCCTTGTAATTATTCATGccattttaatttgattttgctTTGGATCTTTGTCCATCCAGAATGAAATAAACAGAGCTGAATGATTTTTCACACATAAATCCAATCTCATATTTATGACTTGCTATAAATTGTCGAAGATTTTGGAAGTcatattaattttttgaaatctGAGGTACATTTTGATTATGCTATTTGATTTTGGCAATGTGGGCATACATCCCATGCAGTTGATGGCATtgttttttgaattattttttagcTTCTCGGCAGTTCTGAATCTTCAAGGTTTGCTTATGGTGAATATGTCTTATTGATAGTTAATTTAATTGaactaatttttattattcGCATTCACATGTACTAGGTACAACTGGTTAGGATACAATTGAGAGTACCCGAGTATGGTTGGACGACTCAGAAAGTATTCCATTTTCTAAATTTCTTAGTCAATGGAGGTATGTATCTTGTGCATTTAATAACCTTTTCTTTTGAGCTTCTTATTTCAGATGCAATTTTGCCTGATGATAAGTTTTTTTATAGTTTCTTAGTTCCACCTCATGTAAACATTTATTATGTTTTGATGTTTGTTAGTTCGTTGCCTTGTGTTTGCATTTCGTCGGGACGTTCAGAAGTTGGACCCTGAGGTATTTATTGCAATTCATTATCCTTTTCTCTTGAATGTTATAATTgtctgatttgatttttttggttGGGAAGATTACGCATCATATTTTGCTTGATTTGCCAAGTCTTGCGTTTTTCACGACGTATGCATTGCTTGTACTGTTCTGGGCAGAAATTTACTATCAGGTTCAATCTAGATCCTTTCATTAGCTTTCCTTGCTTTAGTTTCAATTATTCGATTTGGAAAAATATTTACTTTAACATATGGCAGGCTCGTGCTGTATCTACGGATGGTCTGAGGCCTACCTTTTACACAGTAAATGGTGTTGTTTATTTCATTCAGGTAAAAAATCTTACCTATTTTTATCCCTTGTGCGGCAGATGATAGGGTCGTTTGATtgcatcttcaagtccattacATTCATTGTTCTGTACAAAGATGTTGTCATGTGTTGAGAAAAGGCTGCATTTGAAATGAACACTTTTAATCAGCTGAAGCTCATTGATTTAACTTTTACTACAGTACTCACCACTCAAGAAATTGTTGAAGGTTCCTtttatgtatgtatgtgtgtgtgtgtgtgtctgtgtgttATTGTAGAGGTGGAAACATGGGCAAAGGTGGTGTTGTATTCGGGATGTTTTTTATGTGTTCTTGTCAGGGGCTTTAACATCAAAgtatttcagaatccacttaGCTATGAAGTTATGCATTGTTGTCTAATTGCATTTTAGCAGCCATATTGCTTACTAAGGGTTCAGGTGATTCAGGAGTACAATAAACGTTCTGGTGTTTGCTAATAGAACAAAGGAGGGGGACTGTTCTGGAGTTATAATGATGTGCAGGAGTATTTGATTTCTTGTAGCTTGCTTGAAATGAGAAATGAGAAAACCTAAAATATTAATGTGTAAACAttctacattttttatttttgaattgttGAAGTGAGTGTATTGAAGCTGCTCTTGTTTATGTTCTACCTATCTATAATCAGATTTCTTCAACGAGTTTCATACTATTTTTCAATTGATGAAAAAATATCTGTTTGGGGACAAATTGATTTGTCTGATTTCCTATTGATATTACCATTATATGGCAAACGATTGATAAATTCCAGATTGAAAGTGGTTCTCGCTTTATCTACCTATGACAGTGTATTTTTGTTGAAAGTTAGTTCTTGTGCTTGCAACACCTACAGTATAAGCTATCTTCGTAAGTTGTAGGATGCTGGTTACTTGAAACATTTCATAAAGAATATATAGTCTCAATTTCTTGTAATTTGTTGCAGATGATTCTGTGGTTAGCTCTATGGTGGAAACATGTTCATGTGGTGGTGGTCTTAACCAAGATGTTCTTTGCAGGTTCATTGTGTTAATCTTGACTACATGCAtcagtttgtatttttttttatttttttttgggttttattCATTTTGTTTAAGGAACCTTCATTTTGcagttatttctttttttgctGCCCTGGGGTTTCTTCTCTATGGTGGAAGGTATATAGATTTCCTCCTTTGGGCAATTGATTTGTTCTATAGTAAGATTTGTCCCATAATTTTAACCCCTGGGCTGCTTTGAACTGTGACAACCATTTggttatataattatattgtgagttatttttcatttcaattctTACTTTTTTTGGGGGGAGAGGGTTAACTTAGGGGACGGATGATGGGATGGTGGTCTTGGGTTACCGGGTGTACCTGTTGCTGCTGCTTGTCAACTCCCTCGCTCCTAAAGAGTCACTTGCACCAGCTAGGATTAGAAATTTAGAACCCATGTCTTTGTGGTCACATGACAACGTGAAGAGCCTATGAAACCATTTTTCTTTGACATGTTCAGACTTCGGATTATTTGACTGCCTGGTTCTTCGTCCAAGATTTTTGCATTGCTTAGGACTGTAAAGCAGTAAAGTATAGATACTTATAGGAGAAAAGAATAAATGGTACTATTATTCACAGGAATCACACCAAGAGAGTCTCTCGTATATAGGGAGTACAATGCTAGGGCTAATCTATTCCTAAAATAATACGTAACAGCTAAATAAGGAAAACCTAAATTGGAGTACAACATGGAGAGACCAATCAACCTATAAATATCATGTTTTCTCTAATAAATATCATGTTTTCTCTAATATGAAGGTTATTTAGAAATTAAAGTTCTTCTTGAGGCAAACATAATTTGTGGGAGTGATTCATAGTGTGTACATTACAAGACTATCATTGCAGTGAAGTGTTGGTTTATCACATCCTCAAATGTTGCCTGTACCTTTGTCCTGGAACGCAgtttacaaataaatttttgCCCCTTTCTACTGTATTCATCCCTGGATGGTTTTGGTTTATGAAAATCTTTCATAAAATTTCTTCTACCTGTAGCAAAATTTTATGGATTCATGTTGATCCTGAACCTAATGTCTTCTTTGTGAAGGTTATTCTTAATGCTACAGAGATTCCCTGTGGAGTCGAAAGGACGTCGCAAAAAACTACAGGAGGTATAGTTGGAGTCTGGGCTTGTGGTGTTTGATTTCTTTTAGgagatttttctttttctttttccttttccttgTGGGGGTTTTTCTTTCTTTGGTTGTCCATGTTCTAATTCTCCCTTACTCTCTCTTGCTCACTCAGGTTGGCTATGTAACCACGATTTGCTTTATATGTTTTCTGGTTAGATGCATTATGGTAAGTCCTATTCTTATGATTCAGATTGCTTGTTATCTGTTCAGTTAAACTTGTGAAATCATCATTTGGCTTGTGTTGTACCCATCTTTGATTTTTAGGGTCCTTGTTAGTTCTATTGGTAAATTGGCATTACTTTTGACTTGATTGGTCATGAAGATAACCCTTGTCTAGATTTCTGTAATGGATAATAACGGAG from Salvia splendens isolate huo1 chromosome 15, SspV2, whole genome shotgun sequence encodes the following:
- the LOC121768189 gene encoding tobamovirus multiplication protein 3-like, translated to MVAGLFGLSVEEAVVALHLKAATNWWDIVNRSAAWQDRIFHVLAALYGIVAAVALVQLVRIQLRVPEYGWTTQKVFHFLNFLVNGVRCLVFAFRRDVQKLDPEITHHILLDLPSLAFFTTYALLVLFWAEIYYQARAVSTDGLRPTFYTVNGVVYFIQMILWLALWWKHVHVVVVLTKMFFAVISFFAALGFLLYGGRLFLMLQRFPVESKGRRKKLQEVGYVTTICFICFLVRCIMMCFDAFDPAADLDLLDHPILNFIYYLLVEILPSALVLFILRKLPPKRGITQYHPIR